A stretch of Apteryx mantelli isolate bAptMan1 chromosome 24, bAptMan1.hap1, whole genome shotgun sequence DNA encodes these proteins:
- the LOC136994097 gene encoding olfactory receptor 5B21-like yields MEKWEWDNGTTPMQFLLLGMGNIPALQRPLFLLSLMIYLVSVFGNVLIVVLVVADWHLHTPMYFFLGNLSSLEICYSSTILPRLLTSLLTGDRTISVQGCIAQFYFFGSFAAAECYLLAMMSYDRYLAICQPLLYASLMTWKVCFQMAAGSWLMGFLIPASVTPFLAQLKFCGPEAIDHFFCDLTPLLELACSDTRKVRLVAFIFGFLDVVLPFLFTLASYMCIIAAILRIPSSVGRQKAFSTCSSHLTVVTVFYGTLIIVYMLPRTPRLRQLNKVFSFFYTVLTPLVNPLIYSLRNREVREALRKALRKALAFTQSP; encoded by the coding sequence atggagaaatgggaatgggacaatggGACAACACCGATgcagttcctcctgctgggaatggggaatatcCCAGCACTCCAGagaccactcttcctcctctcactCATGATCTACTTGGTGTCTGTGTTTGGGAATGTCCTCATCGTTGTGCTGGTGGTTGCAGACTGGCATCTtcatacccccatgtacttcttcctgggcaatctgtcctccttggagatctgctacagctccaccatcctgcctcgACTGCTGACCAGCCTCCTGACTGGGGACAGGACCATCTCTGTTCAGGGCTGTATtgctcagttctatttctttggcagttttgcagctgcagagtgttacctgctggccatgatgtcctacgatcggtacttggccatatgccagcccttGCTCTATGCCAgtctcatgacctggaaggtctgttTCCAGATGGCGGCTGGGTCTTGGCTAATGGGATTCCTTATCCCCGCATCAGTGACTCCTTTCTTGGCCCAGCTGAAGTTTTGTGGCCCCGAGGCAAtagaccacttcttctgtgatcttaccccattgctggagcttgcctgcagtgacaccaggaaGGTCAGGCTCGTCGCTTTCATATTCGGCTTCTTGGATGTGGTCCTCCCCTTTCTGTTCACGCTGGCCTCCTacatgtgcatcatagctgccatcctgaggatcccatccagcgtgggcaggcagaaggccttctccacctgctcctctcacctcaccgttgtcactgttttctatggcaccctcatcattgtctacatGCTGCCCAGAACCCCCCGGCtaaggcagctcaacaaagtgttctcctttttctacactgtcctcacgcccctggtcaatcccctcatctacagcctgcggaacagggaggtcagggaggccctcagaaaagccctcaggaaagctctggcttTCACCCAGAGCCCATAG